A single Herpetosiphonaceae bacterium DNA region contains:
- a CDS encoding ABC transporter permease yields MLRYIIRRLAGLLLVFVGVSVITFTLAQLVPVDPAVAALGQNARDEQIEAFRRQYGLDRSPVEQYLSYVGRLLQGDLGTSIRTRRPVAEDLRDFLPATIELALAAMVVALILGIALGILAAVRRNSLLDGAARVFALVGGALPIFFLGLVMLAIFYSRLRWLPGPGRLDALLQPPPRVTGMYTVDSLLAGDWTLLRNSLEHLVLPAATLGYFSTAVLLRMTRSSMLEVLGQDYIRTARAKGLHDRVVLLRHALKNGMIPVLTTIGITFGSLLSGAVLTETIFAWPGLGRYATASATSLDFPAVMGVTLIAAIVYPVVNTLVDIGYHALDPRIRAG; encoded by the coding sequence ATGCTTCGCTACATTATTCGCCGCCTGGCCGGTCTGCTGCTGGTCTTTGTCGGCGTGTCGGTGATCACGTTCACGCTGGCGCAGCTCGTGCCGGTCGATCCCGCCGTGGCTGCGCTGGGCCAGAACGCCCGCGATGAGCAGATCGAGGCGTTTCGGCGGCAGTACGGCCTCGATCGCTCGCCGGTCGAGCAGTACCTCAGCTACGTTGGGCGGCTGCTCCAGGGCGATCTCGGCACCTCGATTCGGACGCGCCGCCCGGTCGCGGAGGACCTGCGCGATTTTCTACCGGCGACGATCGAGCTAGCGCTGGCGGCGATGGTCGTTGCGCTGATCCTGGGGATCGCGCTGGGCATCCTCGCCGCCGTCCGCCGCAACTCGCTGCTGGATGGCGCGGCGCGGGTTTTCGCGCTGGTCGGCGGCGCGCTGCCGATCTTCTTCCTTGGCCTGGTCATGCTAGCGATCTTCTACAGCCGCCTGCGCTGGCTGCCGGGTCCGGGCCGCCTCGACGCGCTGTTGCAGCCGCCGCCGCGCGTCACCGGCATGTACACCGTCGATAGCCTGCTGGCGGGCGACTGGACGCTGCTGCGCAACAGCCTGGAGCATCTGGTCTTACCGGCGGCGACGCTCGGCTACTTCTCGACGGCGGTGCTGCTGCGGATGACGCGCTCGTCGATGCTGGAGGTGCTCGGCCAGGATTATATTCGCACGGCGCGCGCCAAGGGCCTTCACGATCGGGTTGTGCTGCTGCGGCACGCGCTCAAAAACGGCATGATCCCGGTGCTGACGACGATCGGCATTACGTTCGGCAGCCTGCTCTCCGGCGCGGTCCTGACCGAGACGATCTTTGCGTGGCCGGGCCTGGGCCGCTACGCCACGGCATCCGCCACCAGCCTCGACTTTCCGGCGGTCATGGGCGTGACGCTGATCGCCGCGATCGTCTATCCCGTCGTCAACACGCTGGTCGACATCGGCTACCACGCGCTCGATCCGCGCATCCGCGCCGGTTGA
- a CDS encoding LLM class F420-dependent oxidoreductase, giving the protein MRIGVVFPQTEIGTDAVAIRDYAQAVEDLGYRHLLVYDHVLGASTATRVDWRGPYTSETPFHEPFVLFGYIAGLTTRIELVTGVIILPQRQTALVAKQAAEVDLLSGGRLRLGVGIGWNAVEYEGLNEDFGNRGARSEEQIAVLRRLWTEPVVTFQGRWHRIDAAGINPLPLQRPIPIWIGGGADRVLERTARIADGWFPQLPPDDRARAALERLRAYTEAAGRAPDAVGVEARMSIGQVPESGWERYVEAWRELGATHLSVNTMSAGLRSPQEHIDTLRRVAAVLGV; this is encoded by the coding sequence ATGCGAATCGGGGTGGTCTTTCCGCAAACTGAGATCGGTACGGATGCCGTGGCTATTCGGGATTATGCGCAGGCGGTCGAGGATCTCGGCTATCGCCATCTGCTGGTGTACGATCATGTGCTGGGCGCGTCGACCGCCACTCGCGTGGACTGGCGCGGGCCGTATACCAGCGAGACGCCGTTTCACGAGCCGTTTGTGCTCTTCGGCTACATTGCCGGGCTGACCACTCGGATCGAGCTGGTGACGGGCGTGATCATTCTGCCGCAGCGCCAGACCGCGCTGGTCGCCAAGCAGGCGGCGGAGGTCGATCTGCTCAGCGGCGGGCGGCTGCGGCTCGGCGTCGGCATCGGCTGGAATGCCGTGGAGTATGAGGGCCTCAACGAGGACTTCGGGAATCGCGGCGCGCGCAGCGAGGAGCAGATTGCCGTGCTGCGGAGGCTCTGGACCGAGCCGGTGGTGACGTTCCAGGGGCGCTGGCATCGGATCGACGCCGCCGGGATCAACCCGCTGCCGCTCCAGCGTCCGATCCCGATCTGGATCGGCGGCGGCGCCGACAGGGTGCTTGAGCGGACGGCGCGCATCGCCGACGGCTGGTTTCCGCAGCTCCCACCCGATGATCGGGCGCGCGCGGCGCTGGAGCGGCTGCGGGCATACACCGAGGCGGCTGGCCGCGCGCCGGATGCGGTGGGCGTCGAGGCGCGCATGAGCATCGGCCAGGTGCCGGAGAGCGGCTGGGAGCGCTATGTCGAGGCGTGGCGTGAGCTAGGCGCGACGCATCTCAGCGTCAACACGATGAGCGCGGGGCTGCGCTCGCCACAGGAGCACATCGACACGCTCAGGCGAGTCGCGGCGGTGCTTGGCGTGTAG
- a CDS encoding ABC transporter substrate-binding protein → MPRSSPISRRLLCFIGLLLLAACGAPAAQPTTQPSAGASAPPSASPAGQSPAAGGTASAKETLIFAADLSDQISLDPAVVYEFGGIQVVGNIYETLVSFDPGDSILKPVLAKEWEIQDSGDMWTITFSLDQSAKFASGRPVTADDVIYSWSRVLDLNKSPAFLFIDIAQLKKENMRAVDPQTVEVKLPKTASPQVFLSILSFTIGGIVDKQEIMANAGSDMGSTWLNDHSAGSGPYVLERWERGTQNVLSANPNYWRQAPAIKRVIMRNVGEAANLQAAIETGDADIVQDLGPEQIKALENNPDVQIVKATATTLVYLGMNAKTPPLDKVEIREAIRYAINYDEIVNNLLSGNGEVVQEIIPAGLFGHTASKPFKQDIAKAKELIAKAGVAEGTEIEMLVTAAANAPGGVEWSTLAAKLQSDLQQIGLKITIKAIQQSELLTIYRAQKGQLVLILWGPDFPDPDGNVTPFTNYEAKSIAWRNAWEAPDIAKLSQQAALEQDSTRRAELYKQITERVLHEGPYAVLYQPTRPFGVRKNVKGFVYDAVDTPAVSFWLLSKE, encoded by the coding sequence ATGCCGCGATCCAGCCCGATTAGCCGTCGTCTCTTGTGTTTTATCGGCCTGCTGCTGCTTGCCGCCTGCGGCGCGCCAGCAGCCCAGCCCACGACACAGCCGTCCGCCGGGGCATCCGCGCCGCCATCGGCCAGCCCGGCAGGACAATCGCCCGCAGCAGGCGGGACCGCCAGCGCGAAGGAGACGCTGATCTTCGCCGCCGATCTCTCCGATCAGATTTCGCTTGACCCCGCAGTTGTCTATGAGTTTGGCGGCATTCAGGTTGTCGGCAACATCTACGAGACGCTGGTCAGCTTCGATCCCGGCGACTCGATCCTCAAGCCGGTCCTGGCGAAGGAGTGGGAGATCCAGGATAGCGGCGACATGTGGACGATCACGTTCAGCCTGGACCAGAGCGCCAAGTTTGCCAGCGGTCGCCCGGTGACAGCCGACGACGTGATCTACTCGTGGAGCCGCGTGCTGGACCTGAACAAGTCGCCCGCCTTTTTGTTTATCGACATCGCGCAGCTCAAGAAAGAGAACATGCGCGCGGTCGATCCGCAGACGGTCGAGGTCAAGCTGCCCAAGACCGCCAGCCCGCAGGTCTTTCTGTCGATCCTGAGCTTTACGATCGGCGGGATTGTCGATAAGCAGGAGATCATGGCGAACGCCGGCAGCGATATGGGCTCGACCTGGCTTAACGACCACTCCGCCGGGAGCGGCCCGTATGTGCTGGAGCGCTGGGAGCGCGGCACGCAGAACGTGCTGAGCGCCAATCCCAACTACTGGCGGCAGGCGCCCGCGATCAAACGGGTGATCATGCGCAACGTGGGCGAGGCCGCCAACCTTCAGGCGGCGATCGAAACCGGCGATGCCGACATCGTGCAAGACCTGGGGCCGGAGCAGATCAAGGCGCTGGAGAACAATCCCGACGTGCAGATCGTCAAGGCGACCGCGACGACGCTGGTCTATCTTGGGATGAACGCCAAAACGCCGCCGCTTGACAAGGTTGAGATCCGCGAGGCGATCCGCTATGCGATCAACTACGACGAGATCGTCAACAACCTGCTGAGCGGCAACGGCGAAGTCGTGCAGGAGATCATCCCGGCGGGTCTGTTCGGCCATACCGCGAGCAAGCCCTTCAAGCAGGACATCGCCAAGGCGAAAGAGCTGATCGCAAAAGCAGGCGTCGCCGAGGGCACCGAGATCGAGATGCTGGTGACGGCGGCGGCGAACGCGCCCGGCGGCGTCGAGTGGAGCACCCTGGCGGCCAAGCTTCAGAGCGATCTCCAGCAGATCGGGCTGAAGATCACGATCAAGGCGATCCAGCAATCGGAGCTGCTGACGATCTACCGGGCACAGAAAGGGCAGTTGGTGCTGATCCTGTGGGGGCCGGACTTCCCCGATCCCGACGGCAACGTCACGCCGTTCACCAACTATGAGGCCAAGTCGATCGCCTGGCGCAACGCCTGGGAAGCCCCCGACATTGCCAAGCTCAGCCAGCAGGCGGCCCTGGAGCAGGATAGCACCAGGCGCGCCGAGCTGTACAAGCAGATCACCGAGCGCGTGCTGCACGAAGGCCCGTACGCCGTGCTCTACCAGCCGACGCGACCCTTTGGCGTTCGCAAGAATGTCAAAGGCTTCGTCTACGATGCGGTCGATACGCCAGCGGTTTCGTTCTGGCTGCTCAGCAAGGAGTGA
- the nikC gene encoding nickel transporter permease, translating into MTVSDSRLLPASAEELPASTRRRDLVRAMRQPAVIAGIVVLICFGGAALLAPWLSPADPLAQNVVAGLRPPSAEHLLGTDKLGRDLLSRMLYGARISLLVGVAVVTLAGGLGTLLGLVAGYAGGWIDEALMRLTDIFFAFPALILAMAIAGALGPSLQNALIAISVVSWPVYARLIRGQVLSLKQQEFIQAARTLGVPEWRIILRHLLPNTLAPLLVQTSFDMGAAITAVAGLSFIGFGAQPPTPEWGVMISEGRNYITTQWWLSTIPALAILLVVGGFNLLGDGLRDALDPRLER; encoded by the coding sequence ATGACCGTATCCGATAGCCGCCTGCTGCCTGCTTCGGCGGAGGAACTGCCAGCCAGCACACGTCGCCGCGACCTCGTGCGGGCCATGCGCCAGCCTGCGGTGATCGCCGGGATCGTCGTGCTGATCTGCTTCGGCGGCGCGGCCCTGCTCGCGCCCTGGCTCAGCCCCGCCGATCCGCTGGCACAAAACGTCGTCGCCGGGCTGCGCCCGCCCTCAGCCGAGCATCTGCTTGGCACCGACAAGCTCGGACGCGATCTGCTGAGCCGCATGCTGTATGGCGCGCGGATCTCGCTGCTGGTCGGCGTGGCCGTGGTGACGCTCGCCGGGGGGCTGGGGACGCTCCTGGGGCTGGTGGCGGGCTACGCCGGAGGCTGGATCGACGAGGCGCTGATGCGGCTCACCGACATCTTCTTTGCCTTTCCCGCGCTGATCCTGGCGATGGCAATCGCGGGCGCGCTAGGGCCGAGCTTGCAGAACGCGCTGATCGCAATCAGCGTCGTGAGCTGGCCGGTCTACGCGCGGCTGATCCGTGGACAGGTGCTCTCACTCAAGCAGCAGGAGTTCATCCAGGCGGCGCGCACGCTGGGCGTCCCCGAATGGCGCATCATCCTGCGCCACCTGCTGCCCAACACGCTCGCGCCGCTGCTGGTGCAGACGAGCTTCGACATGGGCGCGGCGATTACCGCCGTCGCCGGGCTGTCGTTCATCGGCTTTGGTGCGCAGCCGCCCACGCCGGAGTGGGGCGTGATGATCAGCGAGGGGCGCAACTATATCACCACCCAGTGGTGGCTCTCGACGATCCCGGCCCTGGCGATCCTGCTGGTGGTGGGCGGCTTCAACCTGCTGGGCGACGGCCTGCGCGACGCGCTCGATCCGCGTCTGGAGCGCTGA
- a CDS encoding N-acetylmuramoyl-L-alanine amidase has protein sequence MPRIALSAGHRNQTGGNPIEMELVGPITHELAESCRDHGFDVRVVTPDDGVGTFPGGLREVAKQVVQWADQGWRADIFLEVHAESNGSGDLGRGCFAIYPAADGDTDVIVRDRLGPMIVRALRDETTIPLRGSGVLSERQTHVWTKHNARLGIFEVTRRLQVHCHRLIVEVGAYSSPADLRVMQRPDFAARAGRAMAEAIAQFHDRPLHQELRWYRVAVDTARTREGPGTRFRIALQGEALMHRDQVFAGDEVVEGEPVNGNPLWVHRADHIGFISMALLEKAA, from the coding sequence ATGCCAAGGATCGCACTGAGCGCCGGACACCGGAATCAGACCGGCGGCAACCCAATTGAGATGGAATTGGTCGGGCCGATCACCCACGAGCTGGCGGAAAGCTGCCGTGATCACGGCTTCGATGTGCGGGTGGTGACGCCCGACGACGGCGTAGGCACCTTTCCGGGGGGCCTGCGCGAGGTCGCCAAGCAAGTCGTGCAGTGGGCCGACCAGGGCTGGCGCGCCGATATCTTCCTTGAGGTCCACGCCGAGAGCAACGGAAGCGGCGATCTCGGTCGCGGCTGCTTCGCGATCTATCCCGCCGCCGACGGCGATACCGATGTGATCGTCCGCGACAGGCTCGGCCCGATGATCGTGCGAGCACTCCGCGACGAAACCACGATTCCGCTGCGCGGCAGCGGCGTGCTGTCGGAGCGTCAGACGCATGTCTGGACCAAGCACAACGCCCGGCTGGGCATCTTCGAGGTCACGCGGCGCTTGCAGGTGCATTGCCATCGGCTGATCGTTGAGGTGGGCGCGTATAGTTCGCCAGCCGATCTGCGCGTGATGCAGCGTCCCGATTTCGCAGCCAGGGCCGGGCGCGCCATGGCCGAGGCTATCGCGCAATTCCATGATCGGCCCCTGCACCAGGAGCTGCGCTGGTATCGCGTCGCCGTTGATACGGCCCGCACCCGCGAGGGACCGGGTACGCGATTCCGGATCGCGCTGCAAGGCGAGGCGCTGATGCACCGGGATCAGGTCTTCGCCGGGGATGAGGTCGTGGAGGGCGAGCCGGTCAACGGCAATCCGCTGTGGGTCCATCGCGCCGATCATATTGGCTTCATCAGCATGGCGCTCCTGGAAAAAGCGGCATAG